TAGCAAAATAATATTTCGCAGGCTATAGTTGGTCGCATATATCAAATCTTTATTGTTTCGCAAGCTTTCCTTAAATAAAACCTACGAAATTACCTAATGTGATTAAAACGTATATATGGAAATTAATAATTTTAAACAATAAAGATTTGATAACAATTTGTATACTTTTTATCATTTTGGTTTATTTCTTTAGTATTAAAATAATTACATAATTGCATTAATCATATAATAAAAATCTAGATTTTTTTTGTATATGTTGTATTTTGAATTTTTCAAAACGAGTATAAATTACTAAAACTGTTAAAAGTCTCACATAAACTTTTATGATCAAGGTTTAATTTTTTTTTCTATATTAAGATACAATGATTATAAGACCATATGAAAAAATAATTTTATTTTAATAGGTTTTTATGTTAATATATATATATATATATATATATATACACATATATATATATTTCGTATCGTTTAAATTAAACAATATATCGTATGAAAATGTATACTTATATTTTGATATTTGCTTTGAACATATATTGAAAAGTTAATATTTTAATTTTGAAATCTTCATTGTTTTTTAAATGATTATAAATTATTTAAATTATCCCACATTAAAAACAAATTCGTTGGTGTAAACTTTTGTTACACAAATATGAAAATAATCATAAAATCATATGAGTAGAAAATTCATTTAATAAATATTCATATTAAAAGTGTACTATATATATATGTTAATATCATTAATTTAATTATATATCATATATAATAGATAAGATTGATTGTTTTAATTTATTTACCCTAAAATGAATGCGAATAAACAAGAGTGATGGTTTGATTTATATGCACACGCCAATTTATTACATAATAGTAACTGATTTCTTAGTTATTTAATATATATACTTATTAATATGCAGAAAAACATAAAATAAATAATAAATATAAAATATTTATTTTGCAAAAAGTGCAGATTTTAACCTAAGTATGTATCACTTTAATTATTTTAAATCATAGGCATTTTCTAAATCCCAGGTAAAAACAAACAAACGAAATGAGAATAAACTTCAAAATCAATATTTATATCGAACAATAACTAAAATAAAAAAGAGAAAAATATTGAAGATAGATATGATTGACAATGTGAACGTAAACTTCTCATAACCATAATTAATTTTTAAATTACAAAATCATGATATAATACTGAGCTGGCATAGTTTTATTGTAATCAAATAGACCCGAGATTTTTCGACCTAAACGTTAGGTTCTTATGCGGTAAGTGATTTTTTGACCTAATTTTTTTTTTTTAAATGGGATCAGCTCATCAATAAATAAATTATGTTATTAACAAAAAGTTTAAAAAAATTGTTTAAGGACCAAAATATTAATTCAATCAAGAATATAAATTTATTTTTCCATATAATATTTTTTAAATAATTTTTATATAAATTTATTATGTGCAGGGCGCAATTTTTATCCTACTAACATAATACTGCTGTATATCTTAAGCACTATTCATGCCCAGGACCATTCTAAAAGTCCCCTCTAGAAAACTTATCTCTGGATTCACACTCTTGATCCTCCTAAGATTGATTAAATTATACAAAATATGTAACGTACGTTATTAATTTTTATTTGGATTGAATACAAAGCATTTAATTTTGTTGCCAGACCTAAATATGATTTTATCAAACCTAGGTAGGTGGTCCATTACAATTTGCAAATAACCAAACAAAAGGAACAAAACAAAAAGTCTCACATGACAACAAATATGCCAATGACCTTCCCACACTTCTTACAAACGCGAAAGCCTTGAAGCCACGGGCACGGGGAAATAAGATACAATGATTGGAGCTCTAAGAGATTCAGATTTGCTTTTTGGCTTCTCCAACGACAAGCCTTTCGGGATACTACCATCGATTGAACTAATCCTTGAGCTGGATTTTGGAACAAAGCAACTTAAGAAAGATGTGAAGAGAGACATGATTGGAGTTTAAAGAGAAACGTATGTGGAATCGTTGAGAATTAGTATTTGTATATTAATTATATGAATGAATAATTTTTAAATTTCTTAGACCTATATTGATAATAGTTTCAAAACACGATTTCCTTTTCCTTTCAGTAAAACAACTCCCTATCCTATTAAAAATACTTTTACTTTTCTTTATCTTAAAAGGGATACGTATTTTATTGTGGGATGCAGCCTTTTTCCTATCTAAAAAGGTATAACACGATGGATGATGTTTATACGTTTGGTTTCATGTATTACTCTGTGAAGGATATGTATTTTTTTTTGTTAATAAAAAGGATATTGTTGTAAAACTAGAGAATAAAATTTATGTTTCTGTATTATTCATAAGGAGCCATTTATATATAGGAAATTACACTGTCATAAAATAATGAAAACACTAAAGAAAAGAAATACAAATATGGAAAGAGTACAAATCATAATCTAATAAGGAAAATGCAAGATGTTGATTCTCTCTCTCTCTAGCATTGGGCCGGTTATGAACCGGGCCGGTTATGNNNNNNNNNNNNNNNNNNNNNNNNNNNNNNNNNNNNNNNNNNNNNNNNNNNNNNNNNNNNNNNNNNNNNNNNNNNNNNNNNNNNNNNNNNNNNNNNNNNNNNNNNNNNNNNNNNNNNNNNNNNNNNNNNNNNNNNNNNNNNNNNNNNNNNNNNNNNNNNNNNNNNNNNNNNNNNNNNNNNNNNNNNNNNNNNNNNNNNNNNNNNNNNNNNNNNNNNNNNNNNNNNNNNNNNNNNNNNNNNNNNNNNNNNNNNNNNNNNNNAAACATAGCCTGTCTGTGATCGAGCATTGTGTGGATCCGAAAGATAACCTGCATCAGCAAAATCAACTAAATCTTCTTTTTTTTTTGTTAGTATAAAATAAACTCAAGTCTTTCGTTCCTTGCAAGTAACGAAGAACATGTTTAATCCCGTTCCAGTGCCTTTGGGTTGGACAAGAGCTTAATCTAGACAATAGATTCACGGCAAAACATATATCTGGTCGTGTGACTAGCCAGATACATCAAAGCTCCTATGGCACTTAGATATGACACTTTGGGACCAAAGACATCTTTATCGTCCATATTAGGACAGAATGGATCAGTGTCCAGGCCGAGAGACCTCATGACCAAGGGGCTAGATAAGGGGTGAGACTCAGCCATGTTAAATCTCTTGAGTATTTTTTCTGTATATGCCATTTGATGCACAAGGATTCCATCTCTTATGTACTCAAGCTGTAATCCCAAACAAAACTTTGTTTTTTTTTCAAGATCTTTCATCTCGAATTCTTTCTTAAGATATCCAACTGTTTGAGAAATCTCTCCAGAGGTTCCTAGGATATTTAAATCATCAACATACACTNNNNNNNNNNNNNNNNNNNNNNNNNNNNNNNNNNNNNNNNNNNNNNNNNNNNNNNNNNNNNNNNNNNNNNNNNNNNNNNNNNNNNNNNNNNNNNNNNNNNNNNNNNNNNNNNNNNNNNNNNNNNNNNNNNNNNNNNNNNNNNNNNNNNNNNNNNNNNNNNNNNNNNNNNNNNNNNNNNNNNNNNNNNNNNNNNNNNNNNNNNNNNNNNNNNCATCCACCACAGGGGAGTATGTCTCCTCATAATCTATTCCTGGTCTTTGTGAGAATCCTAGTGAAACAAGCTGTGCTTTATATCTAACGACATTACCATGTTCGTTTCTCTTTCTCACAAAGATCCACTTATGGCCGACTGGTTTAACATCATAAGGTGTCCAGACTATTGGTCCAAAGACATCTCTCTTCTTTAAAGAGTTTAACTCCACGTTTATAGCTTCTTTCCATTTGATCCAATCTGATCGTTGAGTGCACCGTGGGTTCATGATCCTCATTCAAATCCATAAGTTCAAGTGCTACCTTGTATGCAAATATATCATCAATGTCGACATTCTTTATGTTCCATTGTATCCCAGACAAGACATAGTTTATTGAGATCTCATTATTATCGGGACCTTCAGTACTTTGAATCTTGGCGTCCCAA
The DNA window shown above is from Brassica oleracea var. oleracea cultivar TO1000 chromosome C3, BOL, whole genome shotgun sequence and carries:
- the LOC106334237 gene encoding uncharacterized protein LOC106334237, with the protein product MSLFTSFLSCFVPKSSSRISSIDGSIPKGLSLEKPKSKSESLRAPIIVSYFPVPVASRLSRL